In the genome of Anabas testudineus chromosome 4, fAnaTes1.2, whole genome shotgun sequence, one region contains:
- the klhl30 gene encoding kelch-like protein 30 gives MVRNVDDLDFCLSSHPQSILEGLRSLCSHPKLVDVTLSAGGRDFPCHRGVLALCSMYFRCMFSGDFVESIAARVELHDVDPDILSCLLDFAYTGKLTINQRNVEGLICTSSQLQFQTVRAVCSRYLQNQIDATNCLGILEFGEIHGCPEVVAKAWAFLLENFETVQQGEEFLLLGNDRLVACLSNEGLKIRSECTRVEAILKWVRHHEEKRLCHLPELLSLSRLTLLSLDYLADTLLKDSVVQASPSCIEIVEKIHREKKDLAPQCLDRLSAQSPQPNLQEVLFVMGGRALDDSDDSDDSDEDEDSHPRLERQPPSNCAFYNTKTKQWHELPNFPNPNKWGYSMVSLNNDVYVTGGSRGLNTNTWSTTETWKYITREGRWVTVAPMLRPRTNHTSATLNGEIYVIGGTTLDRVEVEHYDPYNDTWALSCPALKYVTNFTATACYGKLYVIGSCAVKYNALTMQCYNPVIDSWISICSPFIPKYLSSPRSVCVDGIIYLVADNTKKVYSYDPEANMWQKIQLLHMLHENGGLVTLNGKLFVTGGHWKGMEGDYGVEVEVYNRASNTWEVEGFLPRLWFYSGVCTIFIDPSQWSALFPVDS, from the exons ATGGTGCGTAATGTGGATGACCTGGACTTCTGCCTGTCCTCCCATCCTCAGAGCATCTTGGAGGGCTTGCGTTCACTGTGCTCTCACCCCAAATTGGTCGATGTGACCTTGAGCGCAGGCGGACGGGACTTTCCCTGTCACCGTGGCGTGCTGGCCCTGTGCAGCATGTACTTCCGCTGCATGTTCTCAGGGGACTTTGTGGAGAGCATAGCTGCACGTGTGGAGCTTCATGATGTTGATCCTGATATCCTCAGCTGCTTGCTGGACTTTGCCTACACAGGTAAACTGACCATCAACCAGAGAAATGTTGAGGGGCTGATCTGCACCTCCAGCCAGCTGCAGTTTCAGACCGTGAGAGCTGTGTGCAGCCGATACCTCCAGAACCAGATCGATGCAACCAACTGCCTGGGAATCCTGGAATTTGGGGAAATCCACGGCTGCCCTGAGGTGGTGGCCAAAGCGTGGGCCTTCCTCTTGGAGAACTTTGAGACTGTACAGCAAGGTGAGGAGTTTCTGCTTTTGGGGAATGACAGGCTGGTTGCCTGCCTGTCCAATGAAGGACTAAAAATCCGCTCAGAGTGCACCCGTGTGGAGGCCATCTTAAAATGGGTTAGGCACCACGAGGAGAAACGGCTCTGCCATCTCCCAGAGCTCCTCAGCTTGTCCCGTCTCACTCTGCTCAGCCTGGACTACCTGGCTGACACCCTGCTGAAGGACAGTGTGGTGCAGGCCTCTCCCAGCTGCATAGAGATTGTAGAAAAAATTCACAGAGAG aaaaagGATTTGGCGCCACAGTGTTTGGACAGACTCAGCGCTCAGAGTCCACAACCAAACCTGCAGGAAGTTCTGTTTGTAATGGGAGGTCGTGCACTAGATGACTCAGATGACTCGGATGACTCGGATGAAGATGAGGACAGCCACCCAAGACTGGAAAGACAGCCGCCCAGCAACTGTGCCTTCtacaacacaaagacaa aACAGTGGCATGAGCTCCCTAATTTCCCCAACCCTAACAAGTGGGGTTATTCCATGGTCTCCTTAAACAATGATGTGTATGTCACAG GGGGCTCGCGAGGTTTGAATACCAACACCTGGTCAACCACAGAGACATGGAAGTACATCACAAGAGAGGGAAGGTGGGTTACTGTGGCACCCATGCTCCGTCCTCGGACTAACCACACATCAGCAACACTTAACGGGGAGATTTACGTCATTGGag GTACAACACTGGACCGAGTGGAGGTTGAGCATTATGACCCTTACAACGACACCTGGGCCTTGTCGTGCCCTGCCTTAAAATATGTGACAAACTTCACTGCCACAGCATGTTATGGGAAGCTCTATGTGATTGGCTCATGTGCTGTGAAGTACAACGCTTTGACAATGCAGTGCTACAACCCCGTCATAG acaGCTGGATCAGCATATGTTCACCCTTCATCCCTAAGTACTTGTCCTCTCCTCGTTCTGTCTGCGTTGATGGAATTATTTATCTGGTTGCTGACAACACTAAGAAAGTCTACTCCTATGATCCAGAGGCAAACATGTGGCAGAAG ATCCAGCTCCTCCACATGCTACATGAAAATGGTGGCCTGGTAACCTTAAATGGAAAACTGTTTGTCACGGGTGGTCACTGGAAAGGTATGGAGGGGGACTATGGGGTGGAGGTGGAAGTTTACAACCGAGCATCCAACACCTGGGAGGTGGAGGGCTTCCTGCCAAGACTCTGGTTCTACAGTGGGGTCTGCACCATCTTCATAGACCCATCTCAATGGTCTGCGCTTTTCCCCGTAGATTCATAA